The Magnolia sinica isolate HGM2019 chromosome 10, MsV1, whole genome shotgun sequence genome includes a window with the following:
- the LOC131257391 gene encoding UDP-glycosyltransferase 73C12-like, whose product MASQDSHQLHFIFIPFPAQGRMIPMFDMAHLFARRGVQVTIITTTLNAARFKNRIDRAIETGLRIQLAEFRFPCQEADLPDGSENVDVMVPELLTNFINAVNLLQQPIEKYLQEQQPCPSCIISDSSVVWTCETASKLEIPRIFFHGMCCFSLLCWHNTHHYKSHENVASESEPVAVPGLPHRIEIPKSQLRHSTLKNLAFQKLNNRSIDADAKSYGVVVNSFFELENEYLEYYEKAMGKKVWTVGPVSLCNKEMSDKAARGNKASINEHECLSWLNSRKPKSVVYVCFGSQCRHSPSQLIQIGLGLEASNQPFVWVIRDVVEPAKVEEWLSEGFEERIKERGLIIKGWAPQLLILSHPAIGGFLTHCGWNSTLESICAGVPVLAWPLFGEQFLNEKYLVQVLRIGVDLGIFLGANKWERDDNVDVLVKMETVKNGVERLMDEGDEGEERRKRAREFGEKASRAMEEGGSSYINVTLLIEDIMDQARKKWPTKETNLEINGL is encoded by the coding sequence ATGGCTTCACAAGATTCCCACCAGCTTCACTTCATCTTCATTCCTTTCCCTGCCCAAGGCCGCATGATTCCCATGTTCGACATGGCCCACTTGTTCGCAAGGCGTGGCGTGCAAGTTACCATCATCACCACAACCCTCAATGCTGCTAGATTCAAGAACAGAATCGACCGTGCCATTGAAACCGGTCTCCGAATCCAGCTTGCCGAATTCCGCTTCCCATGTCAGGAAGCTGATTTGCCAGACGGAAGCGAGAACGTGGACGTCATGGTTCCCGAATTGCTCACGAATTTCATCAACGCAGTCAATTTGCTGCAGCAGCCAATAGAAAAGTATCTTCAAGAACAGCAACCGTGCCCGAGCTGCATTATTTCGGACTCTTCGGTCGTATGGACATGCGAAACTGCTAGCAAGTTGGAGATACCGAGGATCTTTTTCCATGGTATGTGCTGCTTCTCTCTCTTGTGCTGGCACAACACACACCATTACAAGTCTCACGAAAATGTTGCATCTGAGTCGGAACCAGTCGCTGTGCCGGGCTTGCCTCATCGAATTGAGATACCAAAATCCCAGCTGCGGCATTCGACCCTAAAAAACCTTGCTTTTCAAAAGTTAAACAATAGATCCATAGATGCCGATGCAAAATCTTACGGCGTGGTGGTGAATAGTTTTTTTGAATTGGAGAATGAATACCTTGAGTACTACGAAAAGGCTATGGGAAAGAAGGTATGGACCGTCGGACCTGTATCTCTCTGCAACAAGGAGATGTCCGATAAGGCCGCGAGAGGGAACAAAGCCTCTATCAATGAGCATGAATGCTTGAGTTGGCTAAATTCAAGAAAGCCCAAGTCCGTTGTTTATGTTTGTTTTGGAAGCCAATGCCGCCATTCTCCTTCGCAGTTGATACAGATTGGTTTGGGCTTGGAAGCTTCAAATCAACCATTTGTTTGGGTGATTAGAGACGTTGTGGAACCGGCTAAGGTAGAGGAATGGCTTTCTGAGGGATTTGAGGAGAGGATAAAGGAAAGGGGTCTTATAATCAaaggatgggccccacagttactgATATTATCACACCCGGCAATTGGAGGGTTCTTGACGCACTGCGGTTGGAATTCAACATTGGAGAGCATCTGTGCGGGTGTTCCCGTCTTGGCGTGGCCTCTGTTTGGAGAGCAGTTCCTCAATGAGAAGTATCTTGTGCAAGTTCTGAGAATTGGAGTCGATCTCGGCATCTTCCTGGGTGCCAATAAATGGGAACGAGACGATAATGTGGATGTGTTGGTGAAGATGGAAACTGTTAAGAATGGTGTAGAGAGGTTGATGGATGAgggagatgaaggagaagagaggagaaagagagcaAGAGAGTTTGGGGAGAAGGCAAGTAGGGCTATGGAAGAGGGTGGGTCTTCTTACATCAACGTGACACTTCTGATTGAAGATATCATGGACCAGGCTAGGAagaagtggcccaccaaagaaaCCAACTTGGAGATAAATGGCCTTTAG